A stretch of Cicer arietinum cultivar CDC Frontier isolate Library 1 chromosome 5, Cicar.CDCFrontier_v2.0, whole genome shotgun sequence DNA encodes these proteins:
- the LOC101506979 gene encoding magnesium dechelatase SGRL, chloroplastic — protein sequence MASCHNAFSFSPTTLFPAMLKPSSSSRFRPILFSSITTNSSTPSYNSLVSETVRLLGPPTKFEASKLKVVLLEDQINRYASIIPRTYILSHCDLTANLTLAVSNVIKLEQLRGWYEKDDVVAEWKKVKNDMCLHVHCFVSGPNPFLDLAAEFRYHIFSKEMPLVLKAIQCGDSALFHEHPELLDSIVRVYFHSSSKKYNRMECWGPLKDAMEGNQANQLQGLINRDRPPEKWRSPMSIFQALFAFLL from the exons ATGGCATCATGTCATAATGCCTTTTCATTTTCACCAACCACACTATTCCCTGCCATGTTAAagccttcttcttcttccagaTTCAGACCCATTCTCTTCTCCTCCATCACTACTAATTCTTCCACACCATCCTACAACTCCCTTGTTTCTGAg ACTGTTAGGCTTTTGGGTCCTCCAACAAAATTTGAAGCTTCAAAACTGAAGGTTGTTCTATTGGAAGATCAGATAAATAGATATGCAAGTATTATTCCAAGAACATACATTCTATCCCACTGTGACTTAACAGCTAATCTCACTTTAGCTGTTTCCAATGTCATCAAACTAGAACAG TTGAGAGGGTGGTACGAGAAGGATGATGTTGTGGCTGAATGGAAGAAAGTGAAAAATGACATGTGCCTACATGTTCATTGCTTTGTCAGTGGTCCTAATCCATTCCTGGATCTGGCTGCTGAATTTAGATACCACATATTCTccaaggaaatgcctttg GTACTCAAAGCAATTCAATGTGGAGATTCTGCACTTTTCCATGAGCATCCAGAATTGCTGGATTCTATAGTTCGAGTATATTTTCATTCTAGCTCAAAAAAATACAATAGAATGGAATGTTGGGGGCCTTTAAAGGATGCCATGGAG GGAAACCAAGCGAATCAATTACAAGGGTTGATAAACAGAGATCGTCCCCCTGAAAAGTGGAGAAGTCCAATGTCCATCTTCCAAGCTCTTTTTGCTTTTCTTCTTTGA